ACAATAAACCGCAGCTCATCATCGGTATAAAACTCCAGCCGCAGCAGAATCCCAAACCGCGACCGCAACGGTGACGAAAGCAGCCCAGGCCGCGTCGTCGCCGCCACAAACGTGAACGGACGAATCTCCATCACGTGCGTGCGCGCCGCCGGCCCCTGCCCTATGATGATGTCGAGCTTGTAATCCTCAAGCGCCGTGTACAGCTTCTCTTCAAGCACCGGCTGCAGCCGGTGAATCTCATCCAGAAACAGCACCTGCCGCTCGCGCAGATTCGTCAGAATCGCCGTCAGGTCACCCTGAATCTGCAACGCGGGCCCCGAAGTCTGCTGAAATCCCACCTCGAGTTCATTCGAAATGATCGTCGCCAGCGTCGTCTTGCCCAGCCCCGGAGGCCCAAACAGCAGCACATGATCCAGCGCCTCGCCACGCGACTTCGCTGCCTCCAGCGCAATCGCCAACTGCTCCTTGGCCTTCTCCTGCCCGATGAACTCAGCCAGCCGATGCGGCCTGAGCTTCAGCTCAAACGCCGCATCATCTTCAACCTGTCCAGCCGAGACCAGCCGCTCCGCATCCGCGCTCTTCGCATTGTTCATATTTATGGTCACTCAGGCGATAGTAAGGCGAACATCGCCGCGAAGCAAACCCAATCTACCTACGCAACTCCAGCAGCAGGCAGCCATGCGGAGCAAGCGTAGCCGACACGCTCTCGATGCGCCCCATATCCTTGCCCGCCCACACATCACGTGCGCTGAAATTTCTACCCGTAAGCCCATAGGAGGCAATCGACTTCTTCACTGTCACCGGAGCATCTCCCACGTTGAACAACGCAAGCGCATGCGACCCATCAGCTAGATCCGAAGTCCACGCGATCACATCGCCGTCGCGCCCAACCATGCGGCTTCCAGTCGAAGCCTGGTCCACGCGAATCACGTCGCGGTTCGTCAGCAGCTTCAGCGTAGCGTCATCCAGCTCCGTCAGGTTCGCCCCCAGAATCAGGGGCGACCGCGCCATCGACCACAGCGTCACCAGCGTGCGCTGCTCCTCGGGATTCAGCCGCGTGGCCCTCACCTCTCCGTAGCCCGGTACAGGCCCCAGATGCCCCAGCGGCAGCATGTCCGCATCCGGCCAATTGCCCGGTTTGGCATACTTCGCCCAAGCAGCCGTCTTCTCAAACTGTCCAAGCATGCTCTG
This is a stretch of genomic DNA from Edaphobacter acidisoli. It encodes these proteins:
- the ruvB gene encoding Holliday junction branch migration DNA helicase RuvB, with translation MNNAKSADAERLVSAGQVEDDAAFELKLRPHRLAEFIGQEKAKEQLAIALEAAKSRGEALDHVLLFGPPGLGKTTLATIISNELEVGFQQTSGPALQIQGDLTAILTNLRERQVLFLDEIHRLQPVLEEKLYTALEDYKLDIIIGQGPAARTHVMEIRPFTFVAATTRPGLLSSPLRSRFGILLRLEFYTDDELRFIVERSAEVLGVPIDRDGAAEIAMRSRGTPRIANRLLRRVRDYAQVRAKGVIDRPTAEAALALLEVDAHGFDELDRRLLRTIIEKYDGGPVGLNTLAAALAEEQDALEEVYEPFLIQIGFLDRTPRGRVATRLAYEHLGIEMPRKLGLF